Proteins encoded within one genomic window of Eurosta solidaginis isolate ZX-2024a chromosome 1, ASM4086904v1, whole genome shotgun sequence:
- the HDAC3 gene encoding histone deacetylase 3 isoform X2: MLRFHSEEYIDFLQKVTPQNIQCNTVGYTKYLSHFSVGEDCPVFDGLFEFCAMYTGASLEGAQKLNHNHSDICINWSGGLHHAKKFEASGFCYVNDIVIGILELLKYHPRVLYIDIDVHHGDGVQEAFYLTDRVMTVSFHKYGNYFFPGTGDMYEIGAESGRYYSVNVPLKEGIDDHSYFQVFKPIISAVMDFYRPTAIVLQCGADSLAGDRLGCFSLSTRGHGECVKFVKELNVPTLVVGGGGYTLRNVARCWTHETSLLVDENISNDLPLSEYLDFFAPDFTLHPDVNSRQENANSKQYLELIVKHVYENLKMCQHSPSVQMVQIPPDAMDMEEIRVKEESDPEVRISQAEDDKMVEPKNEFYSGETDQDKGDTVES, from the exons ATGCTCCGGTTTCACAGTGAAGAGTATATTGATTTTCTACAAAAGGTTACACCACAAAACATTCAGTGCAATA CCGTTGGTTATACAAAGTATTTATCACATTTTAGTGTAGGCGAGGATTGCCCAGTATTTGATGGATTGTTTGAATTTTGCGCCATGTATACTGGCGCTTCGCTAGAAGGTGCTCAAAAGCTTAATCACAACCATAGCGATATATGTATCAATTGGTCAGGTGGACTGCATCATGCTAAAAAATTTGAAGCATCCG GCTTTTGCTATGTTAACGATATTGTCATAGGTATACTCGAACTACTAAAGTACCATCCCCGCGTTCTATACATTGATATTGATGTACATCATGGAGATGGCGTACAAGAAGCATTCTATCTGACAGATCGTGTTATGACTGTTTCCTTTCATAAATATGGCAACTATTTCTTTCCTGGTACAGGTGATATGTATGAAATAGGTGCTGAATCTGGACGTTATTATAGTGTGAATGTACCACTAAAAGAAGGAATTGACGATCACAgctattttcaagtttttaaaccAATAATTTCTGCAGTCATGGATTTCTACCGTCCTACAGCGATTGTTTTGCAATGTGGAGCCGATTCCTTAGCAGGGGATCGTTTAGGTTGTTTTTCATTGAGTACGCGTGGTCATGGTGAATGTGTTAAGTTCGTTAAAGAATTGAATGTACCAACATTGGTTGTAGGTGGTGGTGGCTACACTTTACGCAATGTGGCGCGTTGTTGGACCCATGAAACTTCATTGCTTGTTGATGAAAATATTTCAAATGATTTGCCACTGTCAGAATATTTGGATTTCTTCGCACCTGATTTTACCTTACATCCGGATGTGAATTCACGACAAGAAAATGCCAACTCTAAACAATATTTGGAATTGATTGTGAAGCATGTTTATGAGAACTTGAAAATGTGTCAACATTCACCTAGTGTACAAATGGTACAAATACCACCTGATGCGATGGATATGGAAGAGATTCGTGTCAAAGAGGAATCAGATCCAGAAGTTCGAATATCCCAAGCGGAAGACGATAAAATGGTTGAGCCGAAAAATGAGTTTTACAGTGGCGAGACTGACCAAGATAAAGGCGATACAGTAGAAAGTTAA
- the HDAC3 gene encoding histone deacetylase 3 isoform X1 encodes MATAANRRVSYFYNPDVGNFHYGPGHPMKPHRLSVTHSLVMNYGLHKKMKIYRPYKASAQDMLRFHSEEYIDFLQKVTPQNIQCNTVGYTKYLSHFSVGEDCPVFDGLFEFCAMYTGASLEGAQKLNHNHSDICINWSGGLHHAKKFEASGFCYVNDIVIGILELLKYHPRVLYIDIDVHHGDGVQEAFYLTDRVMTVSFHKYGNYFFPGTGDMYEIGAESGRYYSVNVPLKEGIDDHSYFQVFKPIISAVMDFYRPTAIVLQCGADSLAGDRLGCFSLSTRGHGECVKFVKELNVPTLVVGGGGYTLRNVARCWTHETSLLVDENISNDLPLSEYLDFFAPDFTLHPDVNSRQENANSKQYLELIVKHVYENLKMCQHSPSVQMVQIPPDAMDMEEIRVKEESDPEVRISQAEDDKMVEPKNEFYSGETDQDKGDTVES; translated from the exons ATGGCAACTGCCGCAAATCGACGAGTCTCTTATTTTTACAATCCAGATGTTGGCAATTTTCATTATGGCCCTGGGCATCCAATGAAACCGCATCGGTTGTCTGTTACCCATAGTCTTGTGATGAACTATGGACTCCATAAGAAAATGAAGATTTATCGACCCTACaa agCAAGTGCACAGGATATGCTCCGGTTTCACAGTGAAGAGTATATTGATTTTCTACAAAAGGTTACACCACAAAACATTCAGTGCAATA CCGTTGGTTATACAAAGTATTTATCACATTTTAGTGTAGGCGAGGATTGCCCAGTATTTGATGGATTGTTTGAATTTTGCGCCATGTATACTGGCGCTTCGCTAGAAGGTGCTCAAAAGCTTAATCACAACCATAGCGATATATGTATCAATTGGTCAGGTGGACTGCATCATGCTAAAAAATTTGAAGCATCCG GCTTTTGCTATGTTAACGATATTGTCATAGGTATACTCGAACTACTAAAGTACCATCCCCGCGTTCTATACATTGATATTGATGTACATCATGGAGATGGCGTACAAGAAGCATTCTATCTGACAGATCGTGTTATGACTGTTTCCTTTCATAAATATGGCAACTATTTCTTTCCTGGTACAGGTGATATGTATGAAATAGGTGCTGAATCTGGACGTTATTATAGTGTGAATGTACCACTAAAAGAAGGAATTGACGATCACAgctattttcaagtttttaaaccAATAATTTCTGCAGTCATGGATTTCTACCGTCCTACAGCGATTGTTTTGCAATGTGGAGCCGATTCCTTAGCAGGGGATCGTTTAGGTTGTTTTTCATTGAGTACGCGTGGTCATGGTGAATGTGTTAAGTTCGTTAAAGAATTGAATGTACCAACATTGGTTGTAGGTGGTGGTGGCTACACTTTACGCAATGTGGCGCGTTGTTGGACCCATGAAACTTCATTGCTTGTTGATGAAAATATTTCAAATGATTTGCCACTGTCAGAATATTTGGATTTCTTCGCACCTGATTTTACCTTACATCCGGATGTGAATTCACGACAAGAAAATGCCAACTCTAAACAATATTTGGAATTGATTGTGAAGCATGTTTATGAGAACTTGAAAATGTGTCAACATTCACCTAGTGTACAAATGGTACAAATACCACCTGATGCGATGGATATGGAAGAGATTCGTGTCAAAGAGGAATCAGATCCAGAAGTTCGAATATCCCAAGCGGAAGACGATAAAATGGTTGAGCCGAAAAATGAGTTTTACAGTGGCGAGACTGACCAAGATAAAGGCGATACAGTAGAAAGTTAA